In one window of Episyrphus balteatus chromosome 3, idEpiBalt1.1, whole genome shotgun sequence DNA:
- the LOC129914260 gene encoding leukocyte receptor cluster member 1 — translation MEKTTTTSVKHSKNFFLLFVFIWSNKMNILPKKRWHVRTKDNIARVRRDEAEAAEQERKRIEKQEYAESEARLNLLRSKANSTINSDSSSNVTEKTPTGTITSSDGHVDLFSDFQSHIKTVNKEHEKEKKEEQEKYEKQIGYLTYLGQDTNEALKLRSWYEVAPNRATVGDKEIIEKDLKKKYIHDPLSLITKLLPPEKIVVKTVSSPLDKIRTEIIEKDEYKVKKSKKDKSHKKSKKKKSKKDDKHKRDRAQIEEEDKARKKELIDRLRKERLKREARERSRQEELLCPKVEKPKIVEGAKDAPKIVQKYNSQFNPQLAKQNMA, via the exons atggaaaaaacaacaacaacatctgtCAAGCATTCCAAGAATTTTTTcctactttttgtttttatctggagcaacaaaatgaatattttacctaaaaaaag ATGGCACGTCCGTACTAAAGATAATATCGCCCGTGTTCGACGCGATGAAGCTGAAGCCGCCGAACAGGagcgaaaacgcattgaaaaacAAGAATACGCT GAGAGTGAAGCTCGTTTAAATCTCCTAAGATCCAAAGCTAATTCTACAATAAACTCTGATTCTTCATCCAACGTAACTGAAAAAACTCCAACTGGAACAATAACATCTTCCGATGGTCATGTTGACTTATTCTCCGATTTCCAATCACACATCAAAACAGTCAATAAAGAGCAcgaaaaagaaaagaaggaaGAACAAGAAAAGTATGAAAAACAAATTGGCTATTTAACATATTTGGGACAAGACACAAATGAAGCTCTAAAACTTCGAAGTTGGTACGAAGTTGCACCAAATCGAGCAACAGTCGGTGATAAAGAAATTATAGAAAAGGatcttaaaaagaaatacattcACGATCCGTTGTCATTGATAACAAAACTTTTACCACcagaaaaaattgttgttaagaCAGTTTCGTCACCTCTTGACAAAATACGAACTGAAATTATCGAAAAAGATgaatataaagtaaaaaaatcaaaaaaagataaatcacataaaaagtcgaaaaaaaagaaaagtaaaaaagatgATAAACATAAACGAGATCGTGCACAAATCGAAGAAGAAGATAAGGCTAGGAAAAAGGAACTTATTGATAGGTTAAGAAAAGAAAGGCTTAAAAGAGAAGCACGTGAAAGATCTCGACAAGAAGAATTATTATGTCCTAAAGTTGAGAAACCTAAGATAGTGGAGGGGGCAAAGGATGCTccaaaaattgtacaaaaatataatagtCAATTTAATCCTCAACTGGCTAAGCAAAATATGGcttag